CGAGTTCGCGACAGGCGCGGATGATGCGCAGGGCGATTTCACCGCGGTTGGCGACAAGGACGCGTTTGAACATGGACAATGGCTTTCGATTGCAAGCGGGCCGCCCTCTACTCTCTAGCAGGCGGCAGGCAGGATCACTTGATGCGGAAAAGGACGTCGCCGAACTGGACCGGATTGCCGTCATCGGCAAGCACCGCCGTGATCACGCCGGACTTCTCGGCCTTGATCTCGTTCATGACCTTCATCGCCTCGATGATGCAGAGGGTCTGGCCTTCGCTGACGGCGTCACCGACGTTCACGAAAGAAGGCGAATCCGGAGAAGGCTTGCGGTAGAAGGTGCCGACCATCGGGGAGGTGATCGCTTCACCTTCCTGGGCAGGGGCGGCAGGCGCAGCTGCGGCAGCAGGAGCCGCCGCGGGCGCGGCAGCCGGGGCGTAGGCAGGAGCCGCCGGGAAGGAGCCAATCAGGCCGCGCAAGGCATCCACATCGGGGCCTTTGCGGAGCTTCAGGTGGAAGCCCTCCTTCGACATGTCGAAGACGGTAAGGCCATGCTCGTTCATGAGCTCGACGATCTTGCGGATTTCCTTGAGGTCCACGATGTAGGGAAAGGTGTGTGGTGGGAAGCTGCAGCGGTCGCGGTAGCGGCGCGACGGGATGCGAAAAGTAGGGACCGCTGCGAAAGAGCGTCAAGCGGGAACCCGGTGGTGAACCATCGAAGCTTTAAGGTCAATCATCGCTCATTTGGATGAAAGGAGGGCTCCCTCTGGCACGGTGGGCCTGCGCGGGTCGCCTCCCGGCCACCGGAAAAGGGCAGAAGTCCGCGCGGGTTTTGCTTGCCACCCGGCAGGGGGACGGGCTGCAAAGCGGGGCGATGGAAGTCACCCGCCTAGCCCGCGTGCCGGAAGCCCAGGAATTCGTGCCCGAAGATTACTTCCGGCGCTTGGAGAAGCACGAGCTCGTGCGCGAGGGCCGTCCGCTGGAAATCGACCTAGGCTGCGGGGACGGCCGCTTCCTGCTCGGAATGGCCGAGCACTATCCGGAGCGCGATTTTTTGGGAGTGGAGCGCCTGCTGGGGCGCGTGCGAAAGGTCTGCAAGAAGATCGGCAAGCTGGGGCTGGCGAATGCCCGGGTGCTCCGGCTGGAAAGCCGCTATACCGCGGAGTGGCTGCTACCGAAGGAGTCGGTCTCCCGTCTGCACCTGCTCTGCCCGGATCCGTGGCCGAAATTCCGGCATCACCGCCGTCGGCTAATCCAGCAGGAATTCCTGCAGGCCGTGTGGGACACTTTGGAACCGGGCGGAGAGTTTCTCTTCAAAACAGACCATCCCGAGTATTTCGAGTGGGCCATGGAGAAGGTGGAGGCCTTCGGGAAATTCGAGCGGCTTGAGTGGCCGGAGGACGCCTTTTTCTATCCGAAGACCGATTTCCAGCTCCTCTGGGAGAGTGAGGGAAAGAGCCTGCAGGGCTTGAGATTGAAGAAGTCAGCGGCTCAGGCGGAGGCTTGAGCCGTCGAGAAATCCACGAAGCTCCAAGCTGCCGTCCTCTCTTGGGACGCCAGTGACAGCACCTGTCTGGCCTTGGTGGAAAAGCCGGATCCCACGGCTCTCGCAGTCGGAGACGAATCCCGGAGGAATGCGCTCGGCGTAAGGGAAATCGGCGTGGCTCGCGATGATGGCACGCGGTTTCACCGCCTCGAGGAAGGCATCGCCCATGCTGGAATCATTGCGATGGCGGCCAGCCACGATGACATCGGCGGAGAGGTCGCGGCCGCTTTCCAGCATCGCGCGTTCGATGCTCCAGCCGGCATCGCCCATGAAGAGGATGCGCCAGCCGCGCCAATGCAGGCGGCAGACCATGACTCGCTCGTCCGCCATCATGTTCTGGCTGGCGGCGTCGGGCTCATGGATCACCTCCAGCCACGTGGCTTCCGAGACCTTGTAGTGCCCTTGGGGATCTCCGAGCACCACGGGGATGCCGCGCTGCTCCGCTTTCCCGATCAGATCGCGATACAGCTTGCTCCGCGCCTTGGTCACGGGTGCCAGAATCTGGCGGATCGGGAAGGCATCGATGGCTCCCGCGGCGCCACCGATATGGCCGCCATCAGGGTGGCTGAGGACCAAGTGCTGCGGCTTCACCGAAAAATGCCGGAGCGAGGGCAGGAGCATGTGCTCGAAGCCATTCGCGCTGCCGGTATCGAAAAGCACCGTCGATCCACCCTCATGGAGCAGGGCCGCGCCGTTGCCGTACCCGGGATCATAGACCACCAGGAAGTTCTCGCCCGGCCGGTCGCGGGCGAAGGTGTGATTGCCACCCGGAACCGAAGCAAAGAATCGAGCGATTCCCGTGCAACCCGCGGCAACATAGCCGTTCCCCTTGTTTACCCACCGCTGGGCAGAAGGCGCGATGGGGGAGAGGAAAAGGGCCAGCAGCGCCAAGGCCATGAGAGCCAGCACGAAGATTCCGATCAGGGTGCTCGCCAGGATCGAAATCGGGGAAAGGAAGCCGAAGTGCCAGAGCGTCAGGGGAACCGAGCCGACACTGGCAGCGGTCGAGGCCCCGAAGGCGGTGGCAATCTGCTGGCGGATCCGCAGCCAACGGTCCTGCCACTTCGTATAAAGTTGGAGCGGCAGGTAGGGCTCCCGCCATGAGATCCAGGCGAAGGGGCGCGTCGCCCAAGTTGTGGCGATGCCCATGACGAAGACCACGCCGAAGGAAAGCTGAACCCCGGCTTGGAAGATCAGGTGGCCATTCGCGAGCACCGCCAACATCAGCGCGAATCCGAGGGTATTCAGCAGGTCGGGGCGACGGCGGATGAAGAAAGCTCCGAGAAGGACCGCTCCCATGGTCACGGAGCGGACTGCCGGCGGCTTCATGCCGGTGATCCACGCGTAGGCGAACATCCCCAGAATGATGACGACGATGGCCGCCCGGCGCGGCACCCGCAGCCACTTCAGCGCGAACCAGCCGATCACCCCGATCATGGCCACGTGCATGCCGCTGACGGAAAAGACATGGAGGGTGCCGCTGGCCCGGTAGGCCTCGACCAAGGCCTCATCGTCCGTAGGGCTGTCGCCCAAAACCATGGCCCGGATGACTGCGGCCTCGCGGCTGGCTTCATCAAGGCCGGAGGTGACGGCGAGCCGGAAATCCTCGCGGAGCGCCTCACCTTTCTGGTCCAGCCAAGGAGCAGGGCTCACGCTGCTGCGCTGGCCGCGCTCATCAAAGACGCCCCACACACCCTCACGGTGAAGCCAGTTGGCGACATCGAAAGTCCCTGGATTCCGTCGTTCCGGAATAGGCAGGAAATCGCCGGTGGCGCGGATGGTCTCCCCTCGCAAAGGGGGCAGGCCGCGACCCCACCACCAAACTTTGCCTTTCGGATCCGGGCCCACCACATCGACGAGGGCGGTCCAACCACCCCCGGAAACCTTCGGTGCGGTAGCCACCCGCCCGGTGGCCTCGACAGTGCGGACCTTCGTCCCGGATATCGCGGCGCGGGCGGCCTTTTGCGGGGCGACGCGGGCACTATGGAGCGAACCGGCCGCCAAGGCCAAGGCGAGGGCGGATATCACCACCCACCGCAGGCCGGCGGCCAGCAGCAGGGCGATCACCGCAAAAAAGGTGACCGCTCCTGTCACGAAACAGCCGTCCGCCACCATCACCGCCGCAGCCGCTGCGGCGGCTATCCAGAGGAGGGGATGGCGCTCCACCGTGCGGCGGAGCTTGGCGCGCATGGCCTTAGATCATGCCCCACTCGCGGAGCTTGTGGCGGGCGTTGGCCGAGTGGCGGCTTTCCGGGAACTGCTCGATGACCTGCTGCATGACGGAAACGGCAGAAGGCTTGTCGCTCATGTGCTCGTTGTAGATTTCCGCGAGACGGAACATGAGATACGCGGCGTCGTTCTCTTCCCACTCCTGGCCTTGGATCGCGGTGCGCAGGGTCTCCACCGAGGCGGCGGGATCTTCCAGCTGCTCGAGCTGGATCTTCGCGATTTCCACCCACGGCAGGCGGTTGAGCGGCTCTGCCTCGGCCGCGAGCTTGAAGCACTCGATGGCACCTTCCCAATCGCCTTGGGCGACCTTGGCACGGGCGTCGTGCATCGGGTCCTTCTCGACCATCTCCGCACTGTCGTAGACGGCGTGGGTAAAGCGCTGGGCAATGGCCGGCAGCACGTGGATGACGAAAACGATGCCGACCAGACCTGCGGTCAGGAAGGCGAGCAGGATGCCGCTGAAGGTCTTCTCGTTCTTCCGGCTCTCAATGGCGGTCTCGAGGTCTGCGGCGGCCTGTTCGTCATCGCCGCTGTTCTTCAGCTCCACCAGGCGGACTTCATCCTTCTGGATTTCCTCTTCGGCCTTGTTGAACTTCGACCAGGCGAAGATCACGCAGAGCGCCATCACGACATACAGACCCCACTTCATAGATGGGGGAAACTAATCCCTCGGCCTCGCCCGGCGGAAAGCACAAAATCCACGGCAGGCCTTGATTCCCACTGGCCCGCGCCTCACAGGCGGCGGGCGGCGCGGCCTTCGTCGATCAATTTCCAGAAGTGCTTCGACTTCGCCAGCTCCTCGTCCTCGCCGATCGGAATCTTCGAGCGGAAGGCGAAATCGGTGAAAGTGCCCTTGTGAAGCACCCGGTGGACGATCACCAGGCCGTCCTTCACCTCGAAATAGAAACGCCAGTCCTTGGCGCGGAAACGGTAGAGCACCCGGCCATCCCGCTCGATCTTGCCGAAACGCTCGTCCCCGAGGTTTTCCAGATCCTGTTCGGTCACCTTGAACTCATCGAGAAGTTCAAGCTGCTCCAGCGTGTCGAGACGGGAGATCTCGGCGGCGCTGATTTCGTTGAAAACGATCTGAAACATCGCGGGAACCTGAAATCCCGCCGCGAAAGTTCCAAGCGGGAAATGGATAAAGGAAGCCAACTTCGCGGCTCCTGTCTCACGCCTGCCGGGAAAACCGGGCGACTTCTTCCCCAATTCTTCGTCGTGTCATCCTTGACATGACATATCACGATCCGGTTGTTCGCGCGCGATGATCTGCCCTCTCCTCCGCGGCCACATCCCTTTCGTCTGCCTCCTTGCGGCCCTTTTCCTGCCCTCCGCGGTGCTGCGGGCACAGGCTCCCCAAGGCCGGATTACCAACACCTTCAAGGCACATCCGGCTTCCTACGAGCCGATTCTCGAAACGGAGACGATGATCGTAAGCGCCGAGACCGTAGCCATCGAGGAATGGCCCGGTAAAACACGTTATGAATGGCGCAAGGTGAAGTTCTGGAACAGGGATGGCAGTAACTACAACGAGCGAATCATCCCTCCGGGGCTCGGCGCGAACACGTGGACGAAGTGCATTGCGCATGGGAATGACATCTTCCTGCCCGATGGGGGCAGCTTCCACATGGTGAACCGCAATCCCGCGGTCCAGATCAAGCGCTTGAACTACAACTAGGACACCCTTTGCTCGGTGGGCGATCGTTTCGCGGTACAAAGGATTGTGGTCGCCCAGGCTTGGGACGGAATCCTCTTCTTCAACCGCAATACCTTCCAACAGGTCGGGCGGGTCGCCACCACGCTTCGCGTCCAGGAGCTTGTCCAAAGGGAGAATGACATCGTCTTCACCTCCCGCGATGGCAACGGAAAGTTCCACATCCACCGCATGGCTTATCCGGACTTCAGCCGCAGCGATGTCTTGAAGATGAAGATCACCACCCTGCCGGGGGCCCACGGCTGGATCACGTTCTTCGGCAAGGATTTTGCCGTAACGAGCACCGGAACAAAACACTCCATCGTCCGCTATTCCGATCCGGCGAGAAACGGGAAACCCGCCATCTATCCCCTGCAGGAGAGCACCTCTGACGGGTGGATCGAATGCGGAGGAAAGCTCGCCCGCTGGAGCTTCGACGAAGGCAAACTTTCGACGCTCGAATTCGGCAAGGCGGGCTACACCCTGAAGCCGGTGGGAATGCCCCCGGGCCTCCACGGCAGCTGGCCCATCAGCACGGGACCGGAGAGCATCTTTTTCAACGGCACCTCGGGCGGCGACTGGGTCCACCGGATCGCCTTCTCCGAAGACAGGCAGTTAACGCTCGATTGGCCCGTCGCGGAAGAACGGGACGAGGTGCTCCGCTTCACGGCCAAGTTAGAACAAGCCGCAGCCCAGCCGGTGACCTTCAGCTATGAAACGGCCGGTGGAAGCGCCATCTCCGGGGTGGACTTCACCTCGATCTCCGGGTCCGCGACCATCGCGGCGGGACAAAGCGAGGTGCACATCGATGTACCCTTGATCGAAGACTATACGATCGAGCGCCCGGAATCCCTGAAACTGCGCATCACGGCGCTCCAAGGCGCGCTTTGCGATAATCCGGTCACCTTGGGACGCATCCGCGGCTCCGGGGCACGCCTGGTGGAAGCAGTGGAAAAGGACAACGGCGGCCTCGTGGTCGGCACCTTGGACACCACAACCAGCACCACCGGGGCGGTGCTGCAATTCTCCATCGGCGCGGCAACGGTCGAAGCACGACAGCTCGGCTTCAAAGCCTTCTGGCCCGTCACGGATGCCGGCGATGGCTTCCGCTATGCCCGGGCTCTCCCCATGGACAGTGGCACCATGATGTTCTGCCAATTCGACGGCACGAGCGGCGAGCTGCTCGAGGTTTTTCCCCATGCGCCCTTCAAGGCCCAAGCAGGAGAGCTGACATTCGGGATACGGGACGGCTACGTTCGTTATGAATTCTTCGACGGCCTTCCGTTGCTTTCACACCCGGGCATCGTCATCCCGGAGGGACCGGCCCTGAAGGAAATTGTGGTCCATAACGAGCGCACCCGCGAGGCACTGGATCTCACCGCTGCGTGGGAAGACCCGCTCTCCACCGTCGGCACGCCCTCCCTCGGGCAAACCCCGTCCGGCGATATCGTGCTGCGCATCTCGGGAGGGGAACAGCAGCCTCAGGTTTATGACTTCACGGCAAACCTGAAAGCCACCATCAGCGGCCCCTCCCGGCCCGCGGGCCGCACCATGCTGACACCGGTGGTGATCACGGAAAACAGCGCCGCAGCCGTCATGACCTTCGTGCCCGGCCTGTCCTTCCATGGCGAGACGCTGGCCGCGAGCGGTAACCGCGTGTGGACGGGGCAGAAAGATGGAAGGGTTCTGGAATCCTTCGCCTTCACCGGCGGAAAACTGAGCCCGGGCCCGAAGCTCACCCTGCCTGCCGGTACCAAGCTCCGGCCGGACATGTTCATGGATGGCTTCAATGAGAACCTGGCCATCGCGACAAACGGCGAGAACGTCTTCGCCGCAGCGGCAAAGGGAACCGGAAAGGGCTTCACGCTCGTGAGCGGCGCCAATACCGGCAAACCGAAAGGGAAGCACATGGTCACAAGCTTCTGGCCGACCGCACAAGTGGCGTCCACGAATCTTCTGGCGACCTCCTACGGCAGTATCGGCGAATCCGGACCGCGCCGGGTGGAAGTTAACGAAATAAAGACCAACAAGCTCCTCGCAACGCTCCAGTCACCGACCCACGGACTCTTCGGCTTCTCGCTGGCGATCTCCGAGAGCATGCTCTGGATCTCCTCTCCCCATGAGGGTAAGGTGGAGGGCTATGATCTGACGACCTTCACACGCCAGATCACGGTCACCAGCCCCGCGCCGATCGATCGTGCGTTCTTCGGCTATTCGGTCTCGGCCCATGGCCCTTATCTCGTGATTGGCGAAGCATCCCATTTCAATCCGGGAGCGGTCTGGGTGTTCTCGGCAGACGGCACGACTCTCATCAAGCGTCTCGAATCCGGAGCGAACCAAGGAAGAGATGGATTCGGCTGCCAAGTGGCCACACGCAACGGGCGCATCCTTGTCGGCGATGGACTGATCGACGGTCAGGTCGGACACGGCCCCATCCCCGATCCAGGCGGCCACCGCCGGGTCACGCTCTGGAATTCCCCCACCTCAACCCCGGTCCGCCTGGTCTCCTCCTTCATCAACAGCACCGCCCACGACAGCGGCTATGCGATCGCCCTGCTGGATGATTGCGCGGTCGTCGCAGCCAACTCCGAGACCGCGGGTAGCGTGGAATACTACGCCTTCCCGCAGCCAGGTGCGGCGGAAGGACAGGCCAACATCGCAAGGTCTGCTGCCGGAGGCACAAGCACAGGGGTATGGCCGGCAGAAGGAGCACCGGCACCCGTATGGTCTTTCACGCAGGATCCGGCACAGGGCATCGAAGCCAAGGTCGATCTCGGTGGAGTGCCATCGGATCCGGCAGCAGTGGTCATCGAGTGGTCGCCGGATTTGATGCACTGGGAACCCGTCGCAGATGCGAGCGGCGCAGTGCTCGCGAAGATGACGAAGGTCAGCGCGGCATATGCGGAAGAGGGGATCCTGAAGGTGAGGATTCTTCCGGAAGGCGCAGGGGCCGGGTTCTTCCGCCTCAGGTCGAAGGAGTGATTACACGAAGGCCGGGCCGCGTCGCCCTACCCGGAGGTAGGGCGACGGAAATCACTCAAGGCTTGCCCGGATACAGCGGGCTCAGCTTGTTCGCCGCCTCACTGGCTGCCGGGGTATCCAGAGGCACGCCCGGGTCGAGTTGATCGGCGAGGTGGCGGTCGAGCTCCTTCGCGAGGCGCGCCTTGATTTCCGCATGAGCGGGATCAGCGGCGAGGTTCTTCATTTCGAAGCGATCTTCAGAGGTGTGATAGAGCTCTTCCGAAGGGCGGTGGAGAAAGCGCTCCACGAGATGGAGGTGGCGCGGGTTCTCGGTGGCGGTGAAGACCCAGCTTCCCCAGTAGGGATTGTGCTCGGTGCGGCCCATCAGATGCTTCTCGATATAGGTGCGCTCCGGCGTGAGGTTCCGGATGTAGCGCCACTCGCCATCGCTGATCGAGCGGATGGGATAAGGAGGGCCTTCCGGATAATTGTTGTGCATCCCGTAGGTGAACTCGCGGTGCTTGTCGCTGGCTCCACGCAAAACCGAAGCAAAGCTGCTGCCATCGAAGACCGCGGCGTCGGGCTTGCCACCGGCGAGCTCGATGAAGGTCGGAAGCACATCCGCATACTGGACCAGCGCGGGCGTGCGGCGGCCGGCAGGCACCACGCCGGGCCAGCGGGCGACGATCGAGGTGTGCAGGCCGGTGTCGTAGTTCGTCCACTTGTTCCCGGGGAATTGGGCTCCTTGCTCGCTCGAGAAAACGACAAGGGTATTCGAGTCCAGCTTGGCGTCTTCAAGCGCCTTGAGAATCTCGCCCACCTGGCCGTCCATGTAGGTGATCTCCGCAAGATAGCGCCCGAAGTCCTGCCGCGTGCGCGGGGTGTCCGCGAGATTCGGCGGCAACTTGATCGAGCGCGGAGGGTAAGCACCGGCATCGCCCATCACCCAAGGCACGTGCGGCTCTGTTAGAGCGACCACCAGGCAAAAGGGCTGCGCGGCATCGCGGCTGATGAATCTCTTCACCCCATCCAGCGAGTGGGGCAGCGTGGGCTCGCGCACGCAGTTCTCATCGAAGCCGGAAACCTCTTCGAAGGGATACACCGTGGCGGGCTTGATATGCGTCTTTCCCGCAAGACCGACGCGATAGCCGAGCTCGCCCAGATAGTGCGGCATGCTGCGGGTGCCGGGCCGGGAGGCCGCTTGGTTCCATGCACAGCCATTCCGGATCGGCAGGCGGCCGCTGTAGAATTCGGATCGGCAGGGCGCGCACATCGCCATGCTGACATAGGCGCGCTCGAAGACGGTGCCTTGCTTGGCGAAGGCATCGAGGTTCGGCGTCTTCGCATTCTCACCGCCGTGGAAGGAGAGATCGCTGTGGGTGCAATCGTCGGCGAGGATGACGAGGATGTTCGGACGGGAGGGCTTTTCTTCGGCCTGCGATGAACCGGCCACGGAGGCCAGCAGGCAGGCGAACAGGACAAGAGCTTTCATTGGAACTTCTGGACTTCGTCGGGGCCCGGCGTGGCGTAGGCGGGATCTTTGGCGCGGATGATTACTTCGCCATCCTTCATCGTGACTTCCAGCGGGACGATCGTCGTGCCGCGCGGATTGATGGTTTGAGCGTCCTCCTTGAGATCGCGGCTCTCGATGCCTTCACGTGGCAGCGGCGGGACATTCGCGTTGAAGAAAGCGGTGCACCACCATTTGCCATCGCGGGTCTGGAAAGGCGTGCCATGGCCCAGGAAACGGCCGGCGAACTTCCGCGCGCCATAGGGGCCGGTGATCTTGTTAGAGGTGCAGTAGTAGAGGTTATAGGAGCCCTTTCTTCCCCGGTCTGTCGACCACGCGGTGCCGAGGTGCACGTATTGGTCGCCCACCTTGATCATCGTGGCTCCCTCATGTCCGATGCGGCTGATCGGCTTGCCCTCCGGCCCGGGGCGGCTACCCGCGGGATCGATGCGCACGGGCTCGGCGGTGAATTGGCTGAGGTCCTTGCTCAGCGGGGCGATCGAGGTGTTTTCCCAGAGCATGTACCAGGTATCGCCATCCTTGAAGAGCGAGGGATCATGCTTGCGGCCAAGCTTCCCCTTCATCGGATGGGTCCATGGTCCCTTGAGATCGGGGCCCTCACTCAGGGCAAAGCTCGCCTTCTCCGCGGGACAATGAACCAGCGCCCAGCGGTCGCCCATCCAGTGGAGCTCCGGGGCCCAGACCAGATGTCCGGGCTTCGGGCGAAAGCTGTCCTTGAGTGTGAAGGGCGTCCCGAGCGATTCCCAGTCGATGAGGTCCTTGCTTCGCCACACTTGCACCGTCCCACCGACGATGGAATCCGGTCCGAGGCCGATGTTGTAAGGGTCCGATTGCTCGCGCGGATCACCCGGATTCGGAGTCGTGCCGGTGAGGTAATAGAAGTCATCGGGCCCGAGGACAATGTAGGGATCCCGGATCCATCCGCCCTTGATGAAGAGTGCGCGGTCATGACGGGCTAACCCCGCTTCGATCTCCGCACGAGGCATCGGCTCGCGGAGGCTGGGGAGCGCTTCTTTCGCGCCGGGCGGGGCAGGGGCGGCCTCCTCCGCAATAAGCGGGGCAAGCGCAAGAGTGGAAAGGATCAGGAAACGAAGCGGCATGAGGAAGAGTGTCGCGAGACGCACGGGTGTGGTGACGAAACGCGTCATTAGGAACCGGTCAAAGGGAGATTTGTTCCGGGGAGAAATGCGACGGAGGGCCCGCAGATCCCGAGCAACCCATAAAAAAAGGCGGACCCAAAAGGATCCGCCTCCGGTTAAAGCGCTGGAAATCCAAGCTCAGTTCGCCGGGAAGACAAGAGGCTCGTTGCGACCGCTACCGCGGCCGAAGTCATCCATCGCGTCCTTCGAACTGACGTAGAGCATCACCCCGAAGAGCAGGAAGACGAAGCAGAGCTGGATGTATTCCAGCAGCTTCACCCGCACCGGCCGCTTCGCGATCCACTCCATGGTGGCCAAGACGATGTGACCGCCATCCAGCACCGGGAAGGGCAGCATGTTGAGAATTGCCAGGTTGATATTGAGCAGCACCAGGAAGCCGAGGATGCGCAGCGCAGGATAGTCCATCTGCAGCATGAAGTACTGCAGCTTGCCGATGCCGATGGGACCGCTGAGGTGCTGGACGCCGATGCTGGAATCCGGAGCGATGACGCTGGTGATGGTGATC
This portion of the Luteolibacter luteus genome encodes:
- the trmB gene encoding tRNA (guanosine(46)-N7)-methyltransferase TrmB — translated: MKGGLPLARWACAGRLPATGKGQKSARVLLATRQGDGLQSGAMEVTRLARVPEAQEFVPEDYFRRLEKHELVREGRPLEIDLGCGDGRFLLGMAEHYPERDFLGVERLLGRVRKVCKKIGKLGLANARVLRLESRYTAEWLLPKESVSRLHLLCPDPWPKFRHHRRRLIQQEFLQAVWDTLEPGGEFLFKTDHPEYFEWAMEKVEAFGKFERLEWPEDAFFYPKTDFQLLWESEGKSLQGLRLKKSAAQAEA
- a CDS encoding sulfatase family protein, translating into MKALVLFACLLASVAGSSQAEEKPSRPNILVILADDCTHSDLSFHGGENAKTPNLDAFAKQGTVFERAYVSMAMCAPCRSEFYSGRLPIRNGCAWNQAASRPGTRSMPHYLGELGYRVGLAGKTHIKPATVYPFEEVSGFDENCVREPTLPHSLDGVKRFISRDAAQPFCLVVALTEPHVPWVMGDAGAYPPRSIKLPPNLADTPRTRQDFGRYLAEITYMDGQVGEILKALEDAKLDSNTLVVFSSEQGAQFPGNKWTNYDTGLHTSIVARWPGVVPAGRRTPALVQYADVLPTFIELAGGKPDAAVFDGSSFASVLRGASDKHREFTYGMHNNYPEGPPYPIRSISDGEWRYIRNLTPERTYIEKHLMGRTEHNPYWGSWVFTATENPRHLHLVERFLHRPSEELYHTSEDRFEMKNLAADPAHAEIKARLAKELDRHLADQLDPGVPLDTPAASEAANKLSPLYPGKP
- a CDS encoding tetratricopeptide repeat protein; protein product: MKWGLYVVMALCVIFAWSKFNKAEEEIQKDEVRLVELKNSGDDEQAAADLETAIESRKNEKTFSGILLAFLTAGLVGIVFVIHVLPAIAQRFTHAVYDSAEMVEKDPMHDARAKVAQGDWEGAIECFKLAAEAEPLNRLPWVEIAKIQLEQLEDPAASVETLRTAIQGQEWEENDAAYLMFRLAEIYNEHMSDKPSAVSVMQQVIEQFPESRHSANARHKLREWGMI
- the accB gene encoding acetyl-CoA carboxylase biotin carboxyl carrier protein — encoded protein: MDLKEIRKIVELMNEHGLTVFDMSKEGFHLKLRKGPDVDALRGLIGSFPAAPAYAPAAAPAAAPAAAAAPAAPAQEGEAITSPMVGTFYRKPSPDSPSFVNVGDAVSEGQTLCIIEAMKVMNEIKAEKSGVITAVLADDGNPVQFGDVLFRIK
- a CDS encoding Calx-beta domain-containing protein, which encodes MGDRFAVQRIVVAQAWDGILFFNRNTFQQVGRVATTLRVQELVQRENDIVFTSRDGNGKFHIHRMAYPDFSRSDVLKMKITTLPGAHGWITFFGKDFAVTSTGTKHSIVRYSDPARNGKPAIYPLQESTSDGWIECGGKLARWSFDEGKLSTLEFGKAGYTLKPVGMPPGLHGSWPISTGPESIFFNGTSGGDWVHRIAFSEDRQLTLDWPVAEERDEVLRFTAKLEQAAAQPVTFSYETAGGSAISGVDFTSISGSATIAAGQSEVHIDVPLIEDYTIERPESLKLRITALQGALCDNPVTLGRIRGSGARLVEAVEKDNGGLVVGTLDTTTSTTGAVLQFSIGAATVEARQLGFKAFWPVTDAGDGFRYARALPMDSGTMMFCQFDGTSGELLEVFPHAPFKAQAGELTFGIRDGYVRYEFFDGLPLLSHPGIVIPEGPALKEIVVHNERTREALDLTAAWEDPLSTVGTPSLGQTPSGDIVLRISGGEQQPQVYDFTANLKATISGPSRPAGRTMLTPVVITENSAAAVMTFVPGLSFHGETLAASGNRVWTGQKDGRVLESFAFTGGKLSPGPKLTLPAGTKLRPDMFMDGFNENLAIATNGENVFAAAAKGTGKGFTLVSGANTGKPKGKHMVTSFWPTAQVASTNLLATSYGSIGESGPRRVEVNEIKTNKLLATLQSPTHGLFGFSLAISESMLWISSPHEGKVEGYDLTTFTRQITVTSPAPIDRAFFGYSVSAHGPYLVIGEASHFNPGAVWVFSADGTTLIKRLESGANQGRDGFGCQVATRNGRILVGDGLIDGQVGHGPIPDPGGHRRVTLWNSPTSTPVRLVSSFINSTAHDSGYAIALLDDCAVVAANSETAGSVEYYAFPQPGAAEGQANIARSAAGGTSTGVWPAEGAPAPVWSFTQDPAQGIEAKVDLGGVPSDPAAVVIEWSPDLMHWEPVADASGAVLAKMTKVSAAYAEEGILKVRILPEGAGAGFFRLRSKE
- a CDS encoding family 43 glycosylhydrolase, whose translation is MTRFVTTPVRLATLFLMPLRFLILSTLALAPLIAEEAAPAPPGAKEALPSLREPMPRAEIEAGLARHDRALFIKGGWIRDPYIVLGPDDFYYLTGTTPNPGDPREQSDPYNIGLGPDSIVGGTVQVWRSKDLIDWESLGTPFTLKDSFRPKPGHLVWAPELHWMGDRWALVHCPAEKASFALSEGPDLKGPWTHPMKGKLGRKHDPSLFKDGDTWYMLWENTSIAPLSKDLSQFTAEPVRIDPAGSRPGPEGKPISRIGHEGATMIKVGDQYVHLGTAWSTDRGRKGSYNLYYCTSNKITGPYGARKFAGRFLGHGTPFQTRDGKWWCTAFFNANVPPLPREGIESRDLKEDAQTINPRGTTIVPLEVTMKDGEVIIRAKDPAYATPGPDEVQKFQ
- a CDS encoding ComEC/Rec2 family competence protein; protein product: MRAKLRRTVERHPLLWIAAAAAAAVMVADGCFVTGAVTFFAVIALLLAAGLRWVVISALALALAAGSLHSARVAPQKAARAAISGTKVRTVEATGRVATAPKVSGGGWTALVDVVGPDPKGKVWWWGRGLPPLRGETIRATGDFLPIPERRNPGTFDVANWLHREGVWGVFDERGQRSSVSPAPWLDQKGEALREDFRLAVTSGLDEASREAAVIRAMVLGDSPTDDEALVEAYRASGTLHVFSVSGMHVAMIGVIGWFALKWLRVPRRAAIVVIILGMFAYAWITGMKPPAVRSVTMGAVLLGAFFIRRRPDLLNTLGFALMLAVLANGHLIFQAGVQLSFGVVFVMGIATTWATRPFAWISWREPYLPLQLYTKWQDRWLRIRQQIATAFGASTAASVGSVPLTLWHFGFLSPISILASTLIGIFVLALMALALLALFLSPIAPSAQRWVNKGNGYVAAGCTGIARFFASVPGGNHTFARDRPGENFLVVYDPGYGNGAALLHEGGSTVLFDTGSANGFEHMLLPSLRHFSVKPQHLVLSHPDGGHIGGAAGAIDAFPIRQILAPVTKARSKLYRDLIGKAEQRGIPVVLGDPQGHYKVSEATWLEVIHEPDAASQNMMADERVMVCRLHWRGWRILFMGDAGWSIERAMLESGRDLSADVIVAGRHRNDSSMGDAFLEAVKPRAIIASHADFPYAERIPPGFVSDCESRGIRLFHQGQTGAVTGVPREDGSLELRGFLDGSSLRLSR